DNA sequence from the Ruminococcus albus 7 = DSM 20455 genome:
ATTATTTATCGGGGGATAACTTTTCTGAAGAAAAGTTATCCCCCGAACCCGTCTGCAAAGGCTTTGCCTTTGTAGAATCAAACAGACTTTTAACTCTTTGGGGCATAGGGTATTTTTTTATAAGGAAAGACAAAAGAAATAGAAGTTTTTGGAATGGGGTTTGGCATCAGTGAAGCTGACGCTTAGGAATAACCCTTTTTCAAAATGGTTTTCCAAAACTGGCAGCATAAAACTTCTGTATTAGCACACTCCCCTTACGTGCAACCCTTATTTTTATAAACAAAAAAGCCATGACATTGTCTGCCATGGCTGATGTATCACTTTATAGTTTTTTTCCTCTGTTTCTTCTGAACGGGTACTGCCTCTTCCTCGGCTGCCTTGTCTTCAAACAGAGCCTCTTCTTCGTTGTCGGTAGCATCTTCGGGATTCTGCTCGCCCAGTTTATCGTAGTAAGGCTGTATAACGTGCTTACGTATAACAGGATAGCAGTTGAAACAAGCTATGAAGGTCACGAATGTGAAGGGGAAGAACATTGCAAGTGTCAGACCTGCAGGCATAGTCGAAGGAAGTACCAGCAGCAGATAGCTGAACAGTATTATAATAAGCGAAGACACCAGTGTGTAGAGTGTCTTTTTCAGCCCTATAGGCACCAGAAACAGTGCGTTGCGGAGTATCTGCTTCATGGTAAGGTTCGTCGAGCACATCATAGGATAGATATAGAAGTGCATCATGAAGAACACAAGCATACACGATAGACAAAGCACATAGGGTACATACATGATACTGTTCTTCTGAGCCATAGTGCTGTACAAGGGCACGCCAACAATAAAGCTTACTATGGCGATCGTATCAATATAGCCCATTATAAGTCCCTGCTTCAGGTTGAGTTTGAATGCCTTGCGGAAATCGTGAAGCATGAATGTCGGACGTTCCTGAGAATAGTTCCTTACCACCCTTGTCATCGCCGCAGATGCAGGACCCATTATGCCTGATATCAACATCAGAAGCAGCCACTTCATATTACCGGTCTCTGTTATCATAACC
Encoded proteins:
- a CDS encoding YesL family protein; amino-acid sequence: MGLFGNYDTPGRGVLKTPHEKRPFFKFWEVYFRHMWQLMGLNFIYFLFIVPIFVMLVMITETGNMKWLLLMLISGIMGPASAAMTRVVRNYSQERPTFMLHDFRKAFKLNLKQGLIMGYIDTIAIVSFIVGVPLYSTMAQKNSIMYVPYVLCLSCMLVFFMMHFYIYPMMCSTNLTMKQILRNALFLVPIGLKKTLYTLVSSLIIILFSYLLLVLPSTMPAGLTLAMFFPFTFVTFIACFNCYPVIRKHVIQPYYDKLGEQNPEDATDNEEEALFEDKAAEEEAVPVQKKQRKKTIK